The genome window TTTAAATTTAATAAAGGAAGCCAGGCAGACTGAATTTGGTAAAGACCATTCTTTTGCCCAAATAAAGACATTTGAAGATTTTGCCAATCAAGTTCCTATTCGGGATTATGAAGCCTTGAAACCGTATGTTGATAGAGTTGTTAAGGGAGAAGAAAATATTCTTTGGAAAGGAAAACCATTGTATTTTGCCAAGACTTCGGGGACAACTTCGGGAGCCAAATACATTCCGCTGACCAAAGAATCAATGCCATATCATATTGAAGCGGCGCGAAATGCGATTTTGCATTATATACATGAAACCGGAAATGCCAGTTTTGTAAACGGAAAAATGATTTTCCTGCAGGGAAGTCCTATTCTGGATGAAAAACATGGAATTAAACTAGGAAGATTGTCTGGAATTGTGGCGCATTTTGTTCCAAAATACCTGCAGAAAAACCGCCTGCCTTCGTGGGAAACCAACTGTATTGAAGATTGGGAAACCAAGGTAAATGCAATTGTAGGGGAAACGATTAATGAGGACATGACCGTGATTTCGGGAATTCCGTCATGGGTGCAGATGTATTTTGAAAAACTGCAGCAAAGAGCAGGAAAACCAGTTGGAGAAATTTTCAAGAATTTCAATCTGTTTATTTACGGTGGTGTTAACTACGAACCGTATAGAGCAAAATTCGAAAACCTTATAGGAAGAAAAGTAGACAGCATTGAACTGTTTCCAGCTTCGGAAGGTTTCTTTGCTTATCAGGATTCCCAAAAAGAAAAGGGAATGTTACTGTTGCTGCGTTCGGGAATTTTTTATGAGTTTATAAAAGCGGATGAATTTTATTTGGAAAACCCAAAGAGATATACGATTGGCGAAGTGGAATTGGAAATAAACTATGTTCTGATTATTTCTACCAATGCTGGGCTTTGGGGATACAATATTGGGGATACCGTTCAGTTTACTTCATTGAAGCCTTATCGTGTTATTGTCTCGGGAAGAATTAAGCATTATATTTCTGCTTTTGGAGAACATGTTATCGGGAAAGAAGTTGAACACGCTTTGCAGGAAGCAATGGAAGGAACCAGCGTAAGAGTCAATGAATTTACCGTTGCACCACAAATTACGCCTTCTGAAGGATTACCTTATCATGAATGGTTTATCGAGTTTGAGAACGAACCTGAGGATTTTAATTCTTTTGCGGAAGCGCTGGATAATGCCATGCGAAAACAGAATATTTATTATGACGATTTGATTGTAGGTCATGTTTTGAAAAAACTGGTTGTAACCAAAGTAGCCAAAAACGGTTTTCAGGAATACATGAAATCGATTGGAAAATTGGGCGGGCAGAATAAAATTCCGAGATTGAGCAATGACAGGAAAATTGTTGATTTATTGGCTTTGTAACGAGTAAGTAAAACACCAAAAATCCTTACATTTGAAAGTATTAAAATAAAATAGCATGAAAGACGCAAAAAATATATCCAGATCCAGAGCGCATGAATCATCGGCGGCAATTGAAAAAATGTACATTACGATGCGTCATCTTTTTAATAGAGGATTTTATAAACCGATGGGAGTTTCTGGAGATACTCTGAGAGAAGCTTTATTGGCACTAAGACCTGAGATTTATGGAAACATAGCTGAGGAGAAAGTAGAATTGAATGGTCTTTTATATGTTATAGAACGTCTTCCGATAGGAATTGAAGAATGCCGTTTTATTAATCTTACATCGGATGAAGGGTATTCTAAATCTCATTTTCAAGCGATAGTGCCGCCAAAAAGACGCCGTAACTGTTACCGTATCGATGAAGAGCAGATGAATGTTGAAATAACCAGAGGAAGATCTGATATTTATGATATTCTGACTCACTTAACTTTTATATTTATTGAATCTCATAAAATCAAGGACAGAGTTTTACAGGATGAGGTTGGTGAAGTTTCCCGTGATTGGATTAAACTGGAAGCAGCAGTTTCCCAAACCAAAAAACTCACTTTGGTAGAAAAAGAAAAAGCGATTTCTCATGCTGCCAACATTCTGGGAAGAACATTTGAGGAAGTTTTGAATATTTATGATGATTTTGGGACAGATACAGCCCCTGATCGTTTCCTGCATGTAATTTATTGGCTTGGAAAATTAGCAATCGAAGAAGTTAATGATAACCAGAAAAGAACGATTACTTTCAGTCCGGTTTTGAGAGAGCGTCTGGGTCACCACATTCACGGTGAAATCTGGGCAAACAACATCAAGGAAGTTTTGAAAAACAATCAATTGCTGGACAGACCTATTCATGTAATTAGCGCCAATATGCATTCCGTGATGAATTCTATTTTTGCAACACCGCTTTTAAAATCAAAATTCAAAGACAAATCGGATTTCTTTATTTATG of Flavobacterium marginilacus contains these proteins:
- a CDS encoding DUF6909 family protein, translated to MKDAKNISRSRAHESSAAIEKMYITMRHLFNRGFYKPMGVSGDTLREALLALRPEIYGNIAEEKVELNGLLYVIERLPIGIEECRFINLTSDEGYSKSHFQAIVPPKRRRNCYRIDEEQMNVEITRGRSDIYDILTHLTFIFIESHKIKDRVLQDEVGEVSRDWIKLEAAVSQTKKLTLVEKEKAISHAANILGRTFEEVLNIYDDFGTDTAPDRFLHVIYWLGKLAIEEVNDNQKRTITFSPVLRERLGHHIHGEIWANNIKEVLKNNQLLDRPIHVISANMHSVMNSIFATPLLKSKFKDKSDFFIYEELSKSGANEVRSQVEALALKQGMIFLPDTSGTNIDVQIFDTAKIDWSKTAFPKADLAEKKPVLIVMDYAFGEQAYETIDELLRPYKKDTLLQVESVSIMGKAGILEGGKGDIMIPNAHINEGTADNYFFENELTPQMFEGNDIAIYAGPMVTVLGTSLQNKDLLKFFYESTWGVIGLEMEGSYYQKAIQAASKIRKSVPYDIKVRYAYYASDNPLETGSTLASGGLGTTGVKPTYLITIKILEQIFNIK